In a genomic window of Staphylococcus taiwanensis:
- a CDS encoding DMT family transporter, which translates to MNPKVKGIIAILISAVGFSFMSVFFRLAGDLPVFQKSLARNFVAMFIPLFFIFKYKQPMFGKLSSQPLLISRSTLGLIGVLLNIYAIDHMVLSDADTLMKLNPFWTILLSLIFLHEKVRKYQIIAMIVAIFGMLFIVKPEFSSTMITSLAGLFSGIFAASAYTCVRALSTREAPYTIVFYFSLFSVIVLIPFSIATFEPMTTIQMVYLLGAGLSAAVGQIGITLAYSFAAAKDISIFTYASIIFTALFGFILFGETPDFYAVIGYVIIIGASYYMFEKARRQNSLPKQQSKN; encoded by the coding sequence TTGAATCCAAAAGTGAAGGGAATCATTGCAATCTTAATCTCTGCCGTTGGTTTTAGCTTTATGTCTGTGTTCTTTAGACTCGCAGGTGATTTACCAGTTTTTCAAAAATCATTAGCTAGAAATTTTGTTGCAATGTTTATTCCATTGTTTTTCATATTTAAATATAAACAGCCTATGTTCGGGAAACTAAGTAGTCAACCACTATTAATTTCTCGTTCTACATTAGGTCTTATTGGTGTGTTATTAAATATATATGCAATAGATCATATGGTATTAAGCGATGCGGACACATTAATGAAATTAAATCCGTTTTGGACAATTTTGCTAAGCTTAATCTTTCTACATGAAAAAGTGCGTAAATATCAAATTATCGCTATGATTGTTGCTATTTTCGGTATGCTATTCATTGTTAAACCTGAATTCTCTTCAACAATGATTACATCATTAGCTGGCTTATTCTCAGGAATCTTTGCTGCTTCTGCATATACTTGTGTACGTGCTTTGAGTACAAGGGAAGCACCCTATACGATTGTATTTTATTTCTCATTATTCTCAGTTATTGTTTTAATTCCATTTTCTATTGCAACATTTGAACCTATGACTACAATACAAATGGTTTACCTATTAGGCGCAGGTCTTTCTGCTGCTGTAGGACAAATTGGCATTACACTTGCTTATAGCTTTGCGGCTGCGAAAGATATTTCAATCTTTACGTATGCATCTATTATCTTTACTGCCCTATTCGGCTTTATCTTATTTGGTGAAACACCAGATTTTTATGCAGTTATCGGTTACGTCATTATCATTGGTGCAAGTTACTACATGTTTGAAAAGGCTCGTAGACAAAACAGTTTGCCTAAACAACAATCTAAAAATTAA
- a CDS encoding ABC transporter permease: MKILFKGYVFFILLVILTITSLFVGVSELSLTDIFHLSEEQKNILFSSRIPRTVSILLSGSSLALAGLIMQQIMQNKFVSPTTAGTMEWAKLGILLSLVFFPKGHILIKLLFAVALSLAGTFLFVKLINLIRVKEVIFVPLLGIMIGGIVSSFTTFIALRTNALQSIGNWMNGNFAIITSGRYEVLYLVIPLLIVAFIFANHFTIAGMGKDFSHNLGVSYEKIINIALFITAALTALVVVTVGTLPFLGLIVPNIISIYRGDHLKNTLPHTLMLGAIFVLFADIVGRLIVYPFEINIGLTIGVFGTIIFLILLMKGRRSYAN; this comes from the coding sequence ATGAAGATTTTATTTAAAGGTTATGTTTTCTTTATTTTGTTAGTGATTTTAACTATAACCTCTTTATTTGTTGGAGTGAGCGAACTGTCTCTAACAGATATTTTCCACTTAAGTGAAGAACAAAAGAATATTTTGTTCTCAAGCCGTATTCCCAGAACAGTTAGTATCCTTCTTTCAGGAAGTTCACTTGCTTTAGCAGGATTAATCATGCAACAAATAATGCAAAATAAATTTGTAAGTCCAACTACAGCTGGAACGATGGAATGGGCAAAGCTAGGTATTTTATTATCACTTGTCTTTTTCCCAAAAGGGCATATTTTAATTAAATTGCTTTTCGCAGTTGCACTAAGTTTAGCTGGGACTTTTCTTTTTGTTAAGTTAATCAATTTAATTCGCGTTAAGGAAGTTATCTTTGTGCCATTACTAGGTATTATGATTGGCGGTATTGTATCTAGTTTTACTACGTTTATTGCACTTAGAACGAATGCATTGCAAAGTATTGGTAACTGGATGAATGGTAACTTTGCAATCATTACGAGCGGACGTTACGAAGTATTGTATCTTGTTATACCTTTGCTTATTGTTGCGTTTATCTTTGCAAATCATTTTACGATTGCAGGTATGGGAAAAGACTTCAGTCATAATTTAGGTGTGAGTTATGAAAAAATTATTAACATTGCATTGTTTATTACCGCTGCACTTACAGCACTCGTTGTTGTTACGGTTGGTACGTTACCGTTTTTAGGTCTTATAGTTCCGAATATCATTTCTATCTATAGAGGTGATCATCTAAAAAACACACTGCCACATACATTGATGTTAGGTGCCATTTTTGTCTTGTTTGCTGACATTGTCGGTAGACTCATTGTTTATCCATTTGAAATTAATATAGGATTAACTATCGGCGTTTTTGGTACAATCATCTTTCTCATCTTACTAATGAAAGGTAGAAGAAGTTATGCCAATTAG
- the nrdF gene encoding class 1b ribonucleoside-diphosphate reductase subunit beta: MKAVNWNTQEDMTNMFWRQNISQMWVETEFKVSKDIASWKTLTDDEKNTFKRALAGLTGLDTHQADDGMPLIMLHTTDLRKKAVYSFMAMMEQIHAKSYSHIFTTLLPSSETNYLLDTWVIEEPHLKYKSDKIIENYHKLWGKEASIFDQYIARVSSVFLETFLFYSGFYYPLYLAGQGKMTTSGEIIRKILLDESIHGVFTGLDAQSLRNELSENEKQKADKEMYKLLEELYSNEVSYTHMLYDDIGLSEDVLNYVQYNGNKALSNLGFEPYFEEKEFNPIIENALDTSTKNHDFFSVKGDGYTLALNVEALQDEDFIFDN; this comes from the coding sequence ATGAAGGCCGTCAATTGGAATACCCAAGAAGATATGACAAATATGTTTTGGCGTCAAAATATCTCTCAAATGTGGGTAGAAACAGAATTTAAAGTATCAAAAGATATAGCAAGTTGGAAGACACTAACAGATGACGAGAAGAATACTTTCAAACGTGCACTAGCAGGTTTAACAGGTTTGGATACGCATCAAGCAGATGATGGTATGCCATTAATCATGCTACATACTACTGATTTACGTAAAAAAGCTGTATATTCATTTATGGCTATGATGGAGCAAATTCATGCTAAGAGCTATTCACATATCTTTACAACATTACTTCCATCTAGTGAAACAAATTATTTATTAGACACTTGGGTAATTGAAGAACCTCATTTAAAATACAAATCTGATAAAATTATTGAAAACTATCATAAATTATGGGGGAAAGAAGCCTCTATATTTGATCAATATATTGCAAGAGTTTCAAGTGTATTCTTAGAAACATTCTTATTCTATTCTGGCTTTTATTATCCTCTATATCTTGCTGGTCAAGGTAAGATGACAACTTCTGGAGAAATCATCAGAAAGATTCTATTAGATGAGTCTATACATGGCGTATTTACTGGTTTAGATGCCCAAAGTTTACGTAATGAACTTTCTGAGAATGAAAAGCAAAAAGCAGACAAAGAAATGTACAAGCTACTTGAAGAATTATATAGCAACGAAGTCTCATACACACATATGTTATACGATGATATTGGTTTAAGTGAGGATGTATTGAATTACGTTCAATATAACGGCAATAAAGCATTATCTAATTTAGGCTTTGAACCTTACTTTGAAGAAAAAGAATTTAATCCAATTATTGAAAATGCCTTAGACACTTCTACGAAAAATCATGACTTCTTCTCCGTTAAAGGTGATGGATATACATTGGCATTAAATGTAGAAGCATTACAAGATGAAGATTTTATCTTTGATAATTAA
- a CDS encoding peptide MFS transporter yields MATNNSHEQAVQTIPQRGFFGHPNGLGVLFFVEFWERFSYYGMRAMLIFYMYDQIKNGGLGIDQTTAMSIMSVYGALIYMSSIPGAWVADRLFGTRGATLIGAVLIIIGHICLSLPFAMFGLFASMFFIIIGSGLMKPNISNIVGRLYPENDTRMDAGFVIFYMSVNLGALISPIILQHFLDIKNYHGGFLIAAIGMALGLVWYMIFNKKNLGNVGMKPTNPLSADEKRKYGLIVGIIVAIIAIVLVATYFTNTLSFDLISNTVLVLGIALPIIYFTTMIRSKDVTDVERSRVKAFIPLFILGMLFWAIQEQGSNVLNIYGLERSDMQMNLFGWKTAFGEAWFQSINPLFILLFAPVVSAIWLKMGKKQPSLPVKFGIGTLLAGASYILMGLIGMSYGDAHFSVNWVILSYVVCVIGELCLSPTGNSAAVKLAPKAFNAQMMSIWLLTNASAQALNGTLVKLIKPLGQTNYFIFLGSVAIVVTIIILAFTPKISKAMKGIH; encoded by the coding sequence ATGGCAACAAATAATTCCCATGAACAAGCTGTTCAAACAATACCCCAGAGAGGATTCTTCGGGCACCCTAATGGTTTAGGCGTACTTTTCTTTGTAGAATTTTGGGAGAGATTTAGTTACTACGGCATGCGTGCCATGCTTATCTTCTACATGTACGACCAAATTAAAAACGGTGGCTTAGGCATTGACCAAACAACGGCAATGTCAATTATGTCAGTATATGGGGCATTGATTTACATGTCTTCTATTCCTGGCGCTTGGGTTGCAGATAGACTCTTTGGTACACGTGGCGCCACATTAATAGGTGCAGTACTGATTATTATCGGACATATTTGTTTAAGTTTACCGTTCGCAATGTTTGGCTTATTTGCATCAATGTTCTTTATCATCATAGGTTCTGGTTTAATGAAACCAAATATTTCAAATATCGTTGGACGTTTATACCCTGAGAATGACACACGTATGGATGCTGGGTTCGTAATCTTCTATATGTCAGTTAACTTAGGTGCCTTAATTTCACCTATCATCTTGCAACACTTCCTAGATATCAAAAATTATCATGGCGGTTTCTTAATTGCTGCGATTGGTATGGCTTTAGGTTTAGTGTGGTATATGATTTTTAATAAGAAAAATTTAGGCAATGTGGGTATGAAACCAACTAACCCATTATCAGCAGACGAAAAAAGAAAATATGGCTTAATCGTCGGTATCATTGTAGCAATCATCGCGATTGTATTAGTAGCTACATATTTCACAAATACTTTATCATTCGATCTTATTAGTAATACTGTTTTAGTACTCGGTATCGCTTTACCAATCATCTATTTCACGACTATGATTCGCAGTAAAGACGTTACTGATGTAGAACGTTCACGTGTTAAAGCGTTTATCCCCTTATTCATCCTTGGTATGTTATTCTGGGCAATTCAAGAACAAGGTTCAAACGTTTTAAATATCTATGGCTTAGAACGTTCTGATATGCAAATGAATTTATTCGGTTGGAAGACTGCTTTTGGTGAAGCTTGGTTCCAATCAATTAACCCATTATTCATTTTATTATTCGCACCAGTTGTATCTGCTATTTGGTTGAAAATGGGTAAAAAACAACCAAGTCTACCAGTTAAATTTGGTATTGGTACATTATTAGCAGGTGCTTCTTACATCTTAATGGGACTTATTGGCATGAGTTATGGAGATGCTCATTTCTCAGTTAACTGGGTTATCCTTTCTTACGTCGTATGTGTAATCGGTGAATTATGTTTATCACCTACTGGTAATAGTGCAGCAGTTAAATTAGCACCTAAAGCATTTAACGCTCAAATGATGAGTATTTGGTTACTAACAAATGCATCTGCACAAGCACTAAATGGGACATTAGTTAAATTAATTAAACCATTAGGTCAAACAAACTATTTCATCTTCTTAGGAAGTGTCGCTATCGTAGTAACAATTATTATTTTAGCTTTCACTCCTAAAATTTCTAAAGCGATGAAAGGTATTCACTAA
- the nrdE gene encoding class 1b ribonucleoside-diphosphate reductase subunit alpha: protein MKIMDEKKYNHIELNNEVTKRKDNGFFNLEKDQEALNVYLEEIHDKTIYFDSEIERLHYLVDNNFYFNVFDKYSEEDLVEITEFAKSINFEFASYMSASKFYKDYALKTNDKTQYLEDYNQHVAIVALYLADGDKQQAKQFILAMVEQRYQPATPTFLNAGRARRGELVSCFLLEVDDSLNSINFIDSTAKQLSKIGGGVAINLSKLRARGEAIKGIKGVAKGVLPVAKALEGGFSYADQLGQRPGAGAVYLNIFHYDVEEFLDTKKVNADEDLRLSTISTGLIVPSKFFDLAKEGKDFYMFAPHTVKQEYGVTLDDIDLEQYYDDMVANPNIVKKKKDAREMLNMIAQTQLQSGYPYLMFKDNANKVHANSNIGQIKMSNLCTEIFQLQETSVINDYGIEDEIKRDISCNLGSLNIVNVMETGKFRDSVHTGMDALTVVSDEANIQNAPGVRKANSELHSVGLGVMNLHGYLAKNKIGYESEEAKDFANIFFMMMNYYSIERSMEIAKERGEVYQDFDQSDYASGKYFEFYTSQDFEPKFEKVKRLFDHIDIPTASDWKALQEQVQQHGLYHAYRLAIAPTQSISYVQNATSSVMPIVDQIERRTYGNAETFYPMPFLSPETMWYYKSAFNTDQMKLIDLIATIQTHVDQGISTILYVNSEISTRELSRLYVYAHHKGLKSLYYTRNKLLSVEECTSCAI from the coding sequence ATGAAAATTATGGACGAGAAAAAATACAATCATATTGAGCTGAATAATGAAGTTACGAAACGTAAAGATAATGGTTTCTTTAACTTAGAAAAGGATCAAGAAGCATTAAACGTCTATTTAGAAGAAATCCATGATAAAACAATTTACTTTGACAGCGAAATTGAACGTTTACACTATCTAGTTGACAATAATTTTTATTTTAATGTCTTCGATAAATATAGTGAGGAAGATTTAGTCGAAATTACAGAATTTGCTAAATCTATTAATTTTGAATTTGCGAGCTATATGTCTGCGAGTAAGTTCTATAAAGATTATGCATTAAAAACAAACGATAAAACGCAATATCTTGAAGATTACAATCAACATGTTGCAATAGTTGCGCTCTACTTAGCTGATGGAGATAAACAACAAGCTAAACAATTTATTTTAGCTATGGTTGAACAACGTTATCAGCCAGCAACACCTACATTTTTAAATGCAGGTCGAGCTCGTCGTGGCGAACTTGTATCATGCTTCTTATTAGAAGTTGATGATAGTTTAAATTCAATTAATTTTATCGATTCAACTGCTAAACAACTAAGTAAAATTGGTGGCGGTGTCGCGATTAATTTATCTAAATTACGTGCTCGTGGCGAGGCAATCAAAGGTATTAAAGGTGTAGCTAAAGGCGTGTTGCCTGTTGCTAAAGCATTAGAGGGCGGATTTAGTTATGCTGATCAGTTAGGTCAACGTCCAGGAGCAGGGGCTGTATATTTAAATATCTTCCACTATGATGTAGAAGAATTCTTAGATACTAAAAAGGTAAATGCTGATGAAGATTTACGTTTGTCTACAATTTCAACTGGACTTATCGTCCCTTCAAAATTCTTCGATTTAGCTAAAGAAGGTAAAGATTTTTATATGTTTGCACCACATACTGTTAAACAAGAGTATGGTGTAACATTAGATGATATTGATTTAGAGCAATATTATGATGATATGGTTGCTAATCCAAATATTGTGAAAAAGAAAAAAGATGCAAGAGAAATGTTAAATATGATTGCTCAAACGCAATTACAATCAGGTTATCCATATTTAATGTTTAAAGATAATGCTAATAAAGTGCATGCGAATTCAAATATTGGTCAAATCAAAATGAGTAATTTATGTACAGAAATCTTCCAATTACAAGAAACTTCAGTAATTAATGACTATGGGATTGAAGATGAAATTAAACGTGATATTTCTTGTAACCTAGGTTCATTAAATATTGTAAATGTAATGGAAACTGGTAAGTTCAGAGATTCAGTGCACACAGGTATGGATGCACTGACAGTAGTGAGTGACGAAGCGAATATTCAAAACGCACCTGGTGTAAGAAAAGCGAATAGTGAATTACACTCTGTTGGATTAGGTGTTATGAACCTACACGGTTACTTAGCTAAAAATAAAATTGGTTATGAGTCAGAAGAAGCGAAAGATTTCGCAAATATCTTCTTTATGATGATGAATTATTACTCAATTGAACGTTCAATGGAGATTGCGAAAGAACGTGGCGAAGTATATCAAGACTTTGACCAATCAGATTATGCTAGTGGTAAATATTTTGAGTTCTATACATCTCAAGACTTTGAACCAAAATTTGAAAAAGTAAAACGCTTATTTGATCATATTGATATTCCAACTGCTAGTGATTGGAAAGCTTTACAAGAACAAGTTCAACAACATGGTTTATACCATGCTTATAGACTTGCAATTGCACCAACGCAAAGTATTTCATATGTGCAAAATGCAACAAGCTCAGTAATGCCAATTGTTGATCAAATTGAACGTCGTACGTATGGTAATGCTGAAACATTCTATCCAATGCCATTTTTATCTCCAGAAACAATGTGGTATTATAAATCAGCATTTAATACTGACCAAATGAAATTAATCGATTTAATTGCCACAATCCAAACTCATGTGGACCAAGGTATTTCAACAATTTTATATGTAAATTCTGAAATTTCAACTCGTGAGTTATCAAGATTATATGTTTATGCACATCATAAAGGACTTAAATCTTTATACTATACACGTAATAAATTGTTAAGTGTAGAAGAATGTACAAGCTGTGCAATTTAA
- the nrdI gene encoding class Ib ribonucleoside-diphosphate reductase assembly flavoprotein NrdI, giving the protein MKVVYFSFSGNVRRFIKRSELTDVMEITKENCKDLLNEPYILVTGTIGFGEVPQEVQSFLEVNHHNLRAVAASGNRNWGQNFAKAGKTISESYQVPLLMKFEVQGSNKDVIEFKNKVGHFNENYGREKIQSY; this is encoded by the coding sequence ATGAAGGTAGTTTATTTCTCTTTTTCTGGTAATGTTCGAAGATTTATCAAACGAAGTGAACTAACTGATGTAATGGAAATTACGAAAGAAAATTGTAAAGATTTACTTAATGAACCATATATATTAGTTACTGGGACGATTGGATTTGGTGAGGTGCCTCAAGAAGTACAATCATTTTTAGAAGTTAATCACCACAATTTACGTGCAGTAGCAGCAAGCGGTAACCGTAATTGGGGTCAAAACTTCGCTAAAGCAGGAAAAACAATTTCTGAATCATACCAAGTACCGCTATTGATGAAATTTGAAGTACAAGGTTCTAATAAAGACGTTATAGAATTTAAAAATAAGGTGGGGCATTTCAATGAAAATTATGGACGAGAAAAAATACAATCATATTGA
- the queF gene encoding NADPH-dependent 7-cyano-7-deazaguanine reductase QueF: protein MTKGRQKEELKDITLLGNQNNKYEFDYTPEVLETFDNKHQGRDYFVKFNCPEFTSLCPITGQPDFATIYISYIPNIKMVESKSLKLYLFSFRNHGDFHEDCMNIIMNDLIDLMDPHYIEVWGKFTPRGGISIDPYTNYGRPNSKYEKMAEHRLMNHDMYPEKIDNR, encoded by the coding sequence TTGACAAAAGGTAGACAAAAAGAAGAATTAAAAGATATTACCCTTTTAGGTAATCAAAACAATAAATATGAATTCGATTATACGCCAGAGGTATTAGAAACATTTGATAATAAGCACCAAGGTAGAGATTATTTTGTTAAATTCAACTGTCCGGAATTCACATCACTTTGCCCAATTACAGGACAGCCTGACTTTGCAACCATCTACATTTCATACATTCCTAATATTAAAATGGTCGAATCTAAATCACTAAAATTATATTTGTTTAGTTTTAGAAATCATGGTGACTTCCATGAAGACTGTATGAATATTATTATGAATGACTTAATTGATTTAATGGATCCTCACTATATTGAAGTTTGGGGTAAATTCACACCACGTGGTGGAATTTCTATCGATCCGTATACAAACTATGGCCGTCCAAATTCTAAATATGAGAAAATGGCTGAACATCGATTAATGAATCATGATATGTATCCAGAAAAAATCGATAATAGATAA